CACATCGTCTCTTAATCATAAGGTTGGGGTTCGGTCCTCGCTCATGGGAATGGAACGCATTTCGTAGTCAGTCGTTTACCGCTTAGTGCAAACACCTGCGATGAATAGATTAGTCATTGTTGTAACAATGGATACACTtgagtaaaaaaaatcaatatttcatTGAAATGCTTAGAGATCATCTCAAGAAAAGATTACACAGACATGGCAAATTTATAAGTTGCCACAATATGCCCGAAGTTCGCGAAATCAGCAAATTGATTGCATTCCCTAATCACAACCACATCCTTACAATGAATTTCTTTTCCTAAATGAtcaatcaaatttaaaatgTTCTGTAACTTCCAAGGTCTCTTGTTTCGTTTCTTTACCCACCCAACTGCAGGCGATGAATCGCTCTTAACATTTCTTTGCTTGAATTGTTGGCAGAAAACCATGGCATTATAGATAGCCAATACATATGTCAATAAAAAGCTAACCTGTTTAGGGCAACAGCCAAGAATATATGTATGCTTCTGATGATTTCACCGTGCACCACCACTCTTCCCCGGATTACCTTTTGAAGCTTCATCTACGTTGAATTTCAGAATGTTTGAAGGTGGAGGCTCCCACTGACCAATCCTAGGCTGTTTTGCTTAGTTAAATGCATCTACtaaatgtgggacttctcaacaTGAATAACAACGATGTACAAATATAAGCATTAGGAACTCTTTGTCACTTTAATCCAAGTGATAGGGACAATTAGAATTTGTGTTTATGCACAACATTAGAAGTTATTCATGTAGACAAAATACTTTCCTATTGATTAGTAACCAGAGTTTCAGACAAATCAACTAACTTACAATTATGATGAAGAAATAATGAGAAGCCCTGTGAAGAAATTTTCTACATATGACCAAAAAATTGAGTAATAATCACAACTTCACAAGGGATTCCACTAAAACAGCAATTTTTGGAAGTCATGTATAATACTGTTGTAGGAGACATCCCTGTAAAAATGGAGTCAATCAGAAGGTGCCACTAGTGAGTACTGAACAATTATGTTGCCGAAACTGATCGAGACTTTTGTTGGGGCGGTATGCCAAGCCAAGCCTTCATCGTATCATATGCTGTGAAACTGATTGCGGCGGACGGGACAATCTGAAACCCATGGCAAGCAATGTTTATCATAAAACTACTATAGAACCAAAAAGAAAGCACAGATACAAGCAACAAATCGGTTAGGAATCTTAAGGCACTCAAGAATTGACATCAAATTCCAAACCCAATTGATTAAAGTAAATTTAATGAAAACTAATTCTACGACTGATATAAACTTTTTTACACTACCAGACAACAGAGCAGTGAATCAAATAGAAATTTAGCGATTGATAAATTAAGCCCAAATAAAGTTGGTTATAAGATAAGACGCGAATTACCCTTATATAGTTAATGCTTACGCCTGCAAACAACTGTCTCCACCCTTGATTACGAACAATCTTCCTAAGACCATCTAATGTATTTCTGTATCTGGTATCTTCATGAGCTGCATTTTGCAGGCTTCCAACCTGCACAAACAAATAGAAGTCCATGTTGAACAAAATTGATCTGTAAAACTTGAAAACTACCTAAGAGGGCTCTCCCAAATGCTATACCGagtaaagaaaaaagaatacaAAACTAATTAGGCTAGACAACCCCCCAAGAAGAAGGGGAAGCTTATCCTACTGAGAGGTGATGACATAAATTGTGCTTAGATACCTGCATCTGTCTCTTGACAACATCTAAAGGGTAGGTTAGGGTCTGTCCAAACAATCCAGCTAGAGCTCCACAAGAAAGGCGTATCAAAATGGACTTTTGATGTTCTTCAGGAACATGCATCTTCAATTTCTCATACGTGTAGAACTTTAAACCAGCATACGGAAGAATTCCAGTAATGGTTGGTCCTAAGGAAAAGAAGAATGTGAGATTTTCAATGAATGTATTGAAAATATTGGATAAGCCAGTAAATGCAAGAGATGGTAACCGGTACATGCTAAAAGAAAACATTCTCCCTAAATAAGAATTCCAACAGAATTCTGCAGGACAAACCAATTATATTGTCATGCATTAAGGTTTTATTGGTAGATTCCGGGACATGCATACCTACACCCCTATAAAGTCCACGAGCTCCCCCTTCCCTATAGACACTTGTCAGCACGCTTTTAATCCCAATATGTGCAGGTTGAGGACGAACTCCCTTTATACCATCTTTGATAGTTCCTCTTGTGTCTATCACCTAAGAAATTTTAGAAGACAGAAATAAGAATCATAATGAGATTGTATATTATATGCAATTCTCCCCTCACAAGATATTCCCTACTGACCAAAGCAttataaagaaagaaaaggtaCAGTATCACATAAAGAATAAGCCCAAGAAGAGCCAATTGTACAGGTTCACCTCATACCTAAATCGAAAATGATCCATTACATGCGCACAACCAATAAAGCTAGGAGTCACAATTTGGTGATTGTTTCAAAGttataaagaaaatcaaaaagGTCTACAAACGGAATAGtttaaggaaaaatatcaaattttgaaATCCCAAGTGGACCAAATTATTAGAAAAAGCATGACAAGGTTCCTCAAAGAGATTAAAACAAAACAGAACTAATAATACATTCTCCTATTATGTGTGTGTATAAACCAAAGTTCTTTCAAGCTAATCTTGTCAGTTTGACTTTTCACTTGGGTCATTATGCTTAATCTATGCAGATTTGATTTCAATATAAATGCATCAGTATTCATACTTTCTTATATTATCTTTTGCAGGATAACTCATGGACCATATGTATTGCATGGAAATATGATCTTCTTTCATAGTCAGAGACAGAATAAGGTGCTTCAAAAATGGGGCAGACAGTCAGTCACCCCCAAGAGAAAAAAATAGTATTAAAATGTTGTATTCGCCCCcctaaaaattatatattgcCTTTTCCAATTAGTCATTCTGGATTTTACTTTGTATTAAATTTTCGCTCCGCTCAATATTTCCGGTTCCATCCCTGTTCATAGTCATAAATTTTTCCCTAGTCTTTTGAAATTGGTAAATGTAATATTACTCATACTCCATCTGTCTTTCCCTACCCCTTTTCCTAGTTATACATTGTTCCTTAAACTTTAGTTTAATTTGGATTGAATGACAAACAACAGTGTAATGAACAATAAGAGATTCCCAATATTATACAGCATAGGTGTATGTATTCGAGATTCCATTAAGTCCATTTCAAAGGTTCAGTAAAGTCAAAAGGAGATCCCTACCTGATAAGCAAGTTTGGTACGAGCAAGATCCAAGGGGTATGTACATAAAACTGAAGTTCCTCCGGCTGCGGAGCCAGCTAAAAGATCAATAAAAGGACCTGATCCTAACGCGGGACAATTATTCAAGATCCAACTTTTATACCGCTCATATGTCATAAAATGCAAGGCTGCATACGGAACAATCCGGACAGCACTAGCTCCATTTCCTCTGAAACCACCACATAAGCATAGGTTAGCAATACAAGCattgtgaaagaaaaaaaaaatacaactcATATTATGCAATTTGAGACTTACTTATATAATCCTAGAAAACCTTCATGCTTTACCAACTTATTCAAAGATTGGCAAACACCAAGAGTGTGAAATCCTCCTGTCCTTGTCTGTAGAtccaataaataatataaaattaaccTAAGGTTTAAAGAGGAATATACAGCCATTTAAAATATTTGTAAGCAGCAAAaggcattaaaaaaaaaaaggaaagccACCATAGATGATGTATATCAAACAAGTTAGTACAAATAATAAACCGGATtatcagtttttttttgtaagttCTCCTTGAAACAAGAGATAATATCCTCTACAAGTCAAATGATGAGTAGTAAATTACAAGGATTCAAATCAGGAACTTAAACGAATCCAACAAGAGACACAAATCAAGGTGCAGAAACTAATTGACAACATAGGCAAGCCCAAGACCAAGACCCAATGTTTCAAAAACCATAACATCAGAACATAATATCCTCTCTTTGCACACTAAAATCCCTACATTAAAGCCTTACCAATGATGAAGATGTTTTAGATCAATTTAAGCAAAGTTTTAACATGACTCATGAATCATGTTCCAGCTAAAAAGGAAAGAGGGTGAACCTGCCAGAGTATCTTAACCCGTTCGAGAGGCGCGACGGCGGTCTTAGAAAGAGCACCGGCAACACCTCCGGCAACAAGCTCCTTAACATAGACAGGAACACCATCAAAACAAGATTGGTCCCTCTGAATGGAGGCATTGTCCACCAAACCAGCCAATGTGGAGCCTTGTGAAGAATCCATTCCGAAAAAACAACAACACAAATGATGTGAATCTATGAATCTGATTGAGGCGCGAAAACTCCTACCCACTTTGAAGCTGGGAAAACTCCTTATCCCATCTACGTCTTGAATTGGGTATGTTGAGAATCCAATCCccttcagcagcagcagcagcaattaGATACATAAATCAACAACAGCAAACCAAAAAGGAGCTTTCTGTTTGAATCTGGGGCTACAGAAAACCCTGGCTTGGGTTTGATGGAAGAGGAGAACAGAGGAGATACCCtgttcttctcttcttcttcgtttgggtttgatttgattttctttctttctttctttcgttCTTTCCTAAGATTCGATTCTATTTCTTCTTGCTTTCCCTTTTAAGAGAAATAGACAATTTGGTTGCAGTTACATCGTATATTTCGTGAAAGTTGACGTGTGAGGCGCGTCCTACGAAAACCGTGGACTATGTTTGCTTTTTGCCGGCCTCACACATGCTTTTTGTGATTTCCCACGTGATTTTTAAGCGGAAAAATATCTGTGCTAATAATTTACtgatttttttcatattattctcctaaatatttttttttacattgaaaaaATAGATTGTATCCGTCAGGAATTGATCACGAGACTTTCCCCTACCTAACTCATATGTCCATCAGCTTCTACCACTTGAGATGACTCCTAAATTTTGAGATGAGTTGCAcactatttttcttttgtaagtacgaaaaattcatttaaaaaaaaaacgaaaaatcaCTATTTATTTTCTTGATGGTGTAAGGTGTTATTTTTGTTCTAAATCTCCTTTCAATCACGTTTATTTTTATATCTTTCTTTTATCACTTTTTCCCTTTAACATGATATCTCTTGCTTTTTccctttaaaataatttttatttttaaatacaatGCTAGacaatatttttttacatttgaatgactaaaaaaaacaaacttttttttgaaatgccTAAAAACAAACTACACAATTATGGCAAAAAGTCTCACATTAAAAGGGAAAAACTTTTTAATATGATGAGAAGAGTCATCTTTAGAAGCTTGTATAGTCAAAGCATCTCCAACCATGTTGCGGTCCCTAGAAATATGAGATAGAGAGACAAACCAACTTTAATTCATCATACTCCTAACTCGGAGAATCATGTCTCACAACCAATAAGCGCGCACTGACATTATAATTAATCAAGGGGATGTATAACATCTAAGCAATCAGATTCATAACCAGCATTTTTAAAGCTCAAATCCTAAACATGTCGTAAACCAACCTCCATAACGAGTAGCTCAGCATGAAAAACATCTTCACTACTGAAGTGGCAAACAAGAAATGTTAGATACTAGACGCTTATCTTTTTCACGCAAAACAACACCCCACCTCATTTTGTGTAAGCTAGGAATTTATATATCATCCACATTCAATGAATTTCACCCTGACGCATGGCCTCTAGCAGACTAGCACTATGGAAACAACGCTAGCTTACCTTTCCCAACACCTGCAATCTTGAATAGAAATTAAAATTTGccttaaaacaaaattaataaggCCAACATGAGTATCAAAACATGGTTGTGACGCCATTTTCATATCCACTAAATAATTGCAATTGCAAGAATCTAATTTTGTTATTGAAGTTGA
This is a stretch of genomic DNA from Lotus japonicus ecotype B-129 chromosome 1, LjGifu_v1.2. It encodes these proteins:
- the LOC130724852 gene encoding mitochondrial carrier protein CoAc1, producing MDSSQGSTLAGLVDNASIQRDQSCFDGVPVYVKELVAGGVAGALSKTAVAPLERVKILWQTRTGGFHTLGVCQSLNKLVKHEGFLGLYKGNGASAVRIVPYAALHFMTYERYKSWILNNCPALGSGPFIDLLAGSAAGGTSVLCTYPLDLARTKLAYQVIDTRGTIKDGIKGVRPQPAHIGIKSVLTSVYREGGARGLYRGVGPTITGILPYAGLKFYTYEKLKMHVPEEHQKSILIRLSCGALAGLFGQTLTYPLDVVKRQMQVGSLQNAAHEDTRYRNTLDGLRKIVRNQGWRQLFAGVSINYIRIVPSAAISFTAYDTMKAWLGIPPQQKSRSVSAT